One window of the Capnocytophaga haemolytica genome contains the following:
- a CDS encoding SusC/RagA family TonB-linked outer membrane protein: MKVKISMLMFVLMLFSGSLWAQTKVSVTGTVTGNDKMPLPGVSVVIKGTTRGVSTDFDGKYQIQASQGEVIEFSSMGYTSQHKKVSKASGSEVINVVLTEEIQQLEGTVVTALGIKRQEKALSYNVQQVKAEELTKVKDANVVNSLNGKVAGVNIQRSSAGVGGATKVVMRGLKSLDGNNGVLYVIDGVPMFNKQSDGGGNNFGKPGGGEGIADINPDDIESINVLTGPSSAALYGSEAANGVILINTKKGKEGKLEVTLGSSVELMKPFILPEFQNTYGSNGDRSWGAKLATPSNVDPRKFFQTGTNINNSLTLSTGNKQNQTYASFAQTSADGLIPNNAYYRYNVGVRNTSNFLNDKMHLDVSGNFIRQGNRNMTAGGGYFNPLVGLYLMPRGLDYNDVAVYERYNPDRKISERYQPFSDRVDSYFSENPWWVANREVFTSNKKRYMMSASLKYDIFDFLNITGRVRLDNDYGTNEEKLYASTTNFLVGWKNELGSHNKGRYGITESKDEQTYADVMLNFNKSFGKDFSLTANLGSSYNDRYSRSLSASGYLYKVSNLFSTANFNAVDAGAGQSYYRAKNVAVFGSAELGYKGMLYLSVTGRNDWSSQLVNSAEPSFFYPSVGLSGVISQMAKMPEFINYLKVRGSYTEVGSPISKTGITPGTITHELTQEGLKPNTVYPYPEFKAERTASWEFGLNSKFFKNALSVDLTLYKSNTYNQFFEQDLSASSTYSKFYLQAGNVENRGIELAVSFNKELVKDFNWNTSVTYSRNVNKIKELVRGYRNPFTGETFDIKEISKGGYTLREGGSMSDVIVKGVLWKDANGDLVEEASEYKWDNTQEVKLGRLTPDFQMGWRNTFSYKNIDLSLLFNGSFGGIVLAGTQPYLDAYGVSKASAQARDNGLFVNGKPVNVEKYYNTIKKLPGYYSYDATNVRLQEVALTYSIKGEEFHWDKVKRITLGVIGTNLWMIYNKAPFDPQLTFGVGTYSQKELFMTPSATTYGASLKIQF; encoded by the coding sequence ATGAAAGTGAAAATATCAATGCTAATGTTCGTTTTGATGCTTTTTAGCGGTTCGCTTTGGGCGCAAACGAAAGTATCTGTGACAGGTACTGTTACGGGTAACGACAAGATGCCCTTACCAGGTGTGAGTGTTGTTATTAAAGGGACAACACGAGGCGTATCAACTGACTTTGACGGGAAGTATCAGATACAGGCTTCACAGGGTGAGGTGATTGAGTTTAGCTCAATGGGGTATACTTCTCAGCACAAGAAGGTGAGCAAAGCGAGTGGTTCAGAGGTTATTAACGTTGTTTTGACTGAGGAAATTCAGCAGCTCGAAGGTACGGTGGTTACTGCCCTTGGTATCAAACGCCAAGAGAAAGCCTTGAGCTACAACGTACAACAAGTAAAAGCCGAAGAGCTTACCAAGGTGAAAGACGCCAACGTGGTTAATAGCCTGAATGGTAAGGTAGCTGGGGTGAATATCCAACGTAGCTCTGCAGGTGTTGGGGGTGCTACCAAAGTGGTGATGCGTGGGCTCAAATCATTGGATGGTAACAACGGCGTACTCTATGTGATTGATGGGGTACCAATGTTTAACAAGCAGAGTGATGGTGGTGGAAATAACTTTGGTAAGCCAGGTGGTGGTGAAGGTATTGCCGACATCAACCCTGATGATATTGAGAGTATCAACGTGCTTACAGGTCCTTCTTCAGCAGCACTTTATGGTAGTGAGGCTGCCAATGGGGTTATCCTCATCAATACTAAGAAAGGTAAAGAAGGCAAGCTCGAAGTTACCCTCGGTAGTAGTGTTGAACTGATGAAACCATTTATTTTGCCTGAGTTCCAGAATACGTATGGCAGCAATGGCGATAGAAGCTGGGGTGCTAAGCTCGCAACTCCTTCAAATGTAGACCCAAGGAAGTTCTTCCAGACAGGGACGAATATTAACAACTCCCTTACCTTATCAACAGGAAACAAGCAGAACCAAACGTATGCTTCTTTTGCACAAACTAGTGCAGATGGGTTGATTCCGAATAATGCTTATTATCGTTATAATGTAGGGGTACGTAATACTTCTAATTTCTTGAATGATAAGATGCATTTAGACGTAAGTGGTAACTTTATCCGTCAAGGGAATAGAAATATGACTGCTGGGGGTGGCTACTTTAACCCATTGGTAGGGCTTTACTTGATGCCTCGTGGATTGGATTACAACGATGTAGCGGTATACGAACGCTATAACCCTGATAGAAAAATCTCAGAAAGATACCAACCTTTCTCTGACAGAGTTGATTCATATTTCTCTGAAAACCCTTGGTGGGTTGCCAATCGTGAGGTTTTTACCTCAAACAAAAAGCGCTATATGATGTCCGCTTCTTTGAAGTATGATATTTTTGATTTCCTCAATATCACAGGGCGTGTACGCTTGGATAATGATTATGGCACCAATGAAGAGAAATTGTATGCAAGTACTACCAACTTCTTAGTAGGTTGGAAAAACGAATTAGGTTCTCATAACAAGGGTAGATATGGCATTACCGAATCTAAGGATGAGCAAACTTATGCGGATGTAATGTTGAACTTCAACAAGTCGTTTGGAAAAGATTTCTCATTGACAGCTAACTTAGGTTCGAGCTATAACGACCGTTACAGCAGATCGCTCAGTGCTTCTGGTTATTTATACAAGGTGTCAAACCTCTTTTCTACTGCCAATTTCAATGCCGTAGATGCAGGTGCAGGGCAAAGCTACTATCGTGCTAAGAATGTAGCTGTATTTGGTAGTGCAGAACTTGGTTATAAAGGGATGCTGTATCTCTCAGTAACAGGGCGTAACGACTGGTCTTCACAATTGGTAAACTCAGCAGAACCTTCATTCTTCTACCCATCGGTAGGGCTTTCGGGGGTAATTTCGCAGATGGCTAAGATGCCTGAGTTTATCAACTACCTGAAAGTGCGTGGTTCTTATACTGAAGTAGGTTCTCCTATCAGTAAGACAGGGATTACCCCAGGGACGATTACTCACGAGCTTACTCAGGAAGGGCTGAAGCCTAATACTGTGTATCCTTATCCAGAGTTTAAGGCAGAACGTACGGCTTCTTGGGAATTTGGGTTGAACTCTAAATTCTTTAAGAATGCCCTTTCAGTTGATCTGACTTTGTACAAATCGAACACATATAATCAGTTCTTTGAGCAAGATTTGTCAGCGTCATCAACTTATTCGAAGTTCTATCTGCAAGCAGGGAATGTTGAGAACAGAGGGATTGAGTTAGCGGTAAGTTTCAACAAAGAATTGGTGAAAGACTTTAATTGGAATACGTCTGTTACTTACTCTCGCAACGTAAATAAGATAAAAGAATTAGTAAGAGGCTACCGCAATCCATTTACAGGGGAGACATTTGATATTAAAGAAATAAGCAAGGGAGGATATACATTGCGCGAAGGTGGTAGTATGTCGGATGTGATTGTAAAAGGTGTGCTTTGGAAGGATGCCAATGGCGATTTGGTAGAAGAAGCTTCTGAGTACAAATGGGATAATACGCAAGAGGTGAAATTAGGTCGTTTGACCCCCGATTTCCAAATGGGTTGGAGAAATACTTTCTCTTATAAGAATATCGACCTTAGCTTGCTGTTCAACGGTAGTTTTGGAGGTATCGTTTTGGCTGGGACACAGCCTTACTTAGATGCTTATGGCGTTTCAAAGGCGTCTGCTCAAGCACGTGATAATGGCTTGTTTGTAAATGGTAAACCTGTGAATGTAGAAAAATATTACAATACCATTAAGAAATTGCCAGGCTACTATTCTTACGATGCTACGAATGTTCGTCTGCAAGAGGTAGCACTCACCTATAGTATTAAAGGTGAAGAGTTCCATTGGGATAAAGTAAAACGTATTACACTCGGTGTGATAGGTACAAACCTTTGGATGATTTACAACAAAGCTCCATTCGACCCTCAACTTACTTTTGGGGTAGGCACTTATTCTCAAAAAGAATTATTTATGACGCCAAGTGCTACTACTTATGGTGCAAGTTTGAAAATTCAATTCTAA
- a CDS encoding phosphoadenylyl-sulfate reductase, which produces MREQLEELYQQVAEMNEVEGLAFLAEKFKGEIVFSTSFGLEDQAITHLILANHIPIEIFTLETGRLFYETYSVWESTNERYNTHITPYYPDAKAIEKHVKENGAMAFYRSVELRKECCHIRKVEPLSRALKGNKVWVTGIRAEQSTARHDLPILEWDDTYKLFKYNPLLHWTFEDTKAFIREYNIPYNVLHDKGFVSIGCAPCTRAIKEGEDFRAGRWWWESNSKKECGLHEHK; this is translated from the coding sequence ATGAGAGAACAATTAGAAGAACTATATCAGCAGGTTGCTGAGATGAATGAGGTGGAGGGCTTAGCCTTCTTAGCTGAGAAGTTTAAAGGAGAGATTGTGTTTTCAACCAGTTTTGGTTTGGAAGATCAGGCGATAACACATCTTATTTTGGCAAATCATATTCCTATTGAGATTTTTACTTTGGAGACAGGGCGACTTTTCTACGAGACTTATTCGGTATGGGAATCAACCAATGAACGTTATAATACTCATATTACGCCTTACTACCCTGATGCTAAGGCAATAGAAAAGCACGTGAAGGAGAATGGTGCGATGGCTTTTTACCGTTCGGTGGAGCTGAGAAAAGAATGTTGCCATATTCGTAAGGTAGAGCCTCTGAGTAGAGCACTGAAAGGCAATAAGGTATGGGTGACGGGAATTCGTGCAGAACAGTCGACAGCAAGACACGATTTGCCTATCTTGGAGTGGGATGATACGTATAAGTTATTCAAATATAACCCATTGCTACATTGGACGTTTGAGGATACGAAGGCTTTTATCAGGGAGTATAATATACCTTATAATGTGTTGCACGATAAAGGTTTTGTCAGCATTGGTTGTGCGCCTTGTACGCGTGCGATTAAAGAAGGTGAGGACTTCCGTGCTGGACGTTGGTGGTGGGAGAGTAATAGTAAGAAAGAGTGTGGGTTACACGAGCATAAGTAA
- the sppA gene encoding signal peptide peptidase SppA, with protein MSFLKTLLATILGFFISLGIMFVIFLVIISVLMASIGGNSSEGTKVENNTILELDFKKPLTDYGEKIVIEDFDYTSQDYNGLNAILKAIEYAKTDDRIKGINIKSSGNIGGVAFAKELRNALNDFKKSGKFVFAYNDQIPQLDYYLQSIADKVFLNPQGELTLRGLSSEVLFYKELQEKTGVQMEVIRHGKYKSAVEPFLSNTMSEENRKQITELLTSVWNSIATDIAQSRNLSVERLNAIATNLEARTPEGAKASGLVDELLYRDEFEKKLCEKTGTKSIDDLHFIGIEAYAESVANKSKSAASKDKIAVIYADGDITYGKGRGGVVGDETIITSLRKAVDNKHVKAIVLRINSPGGSALASELMHREIELTKKKKKVYVSMGNYAASGGYYIACNANRIFAEKSTITGSIGVFGVIPNVHKLAENWGINAETVSTHPHAQQYSVFEKPSESFIKEMTEGIERTYKLFVSRVAAGRGMSTNQVDSLAQGRVWSGEEALKKGLVDEIGSLNDALVYAAKQNGISSYGIVTYPTYKLSFQDLIDRYTMKVKSQSIKQEVGNEAYKLYENLHKLSEQQGVQARIYYDIHLE; from the coding sequence ATGAGTTTCCTGAAAACCCTCTTAGCCACCATTCTCGGCTTCTTTATCTCCTTGGGGATTATGTTTGTAATCTTCCTCGTAATAATTTCTGTACTAATGGCTTCTATTGGCGGAAACAGTAGCGAAGGCACTAAAGTAGAAAACAATACCATCCTTGAGCTGGACTTCAAAAAGCCTCTTACTGACTACGGCGAAAAAATCGTCATTGAGGACTTTGACTACACCTCACAGGACTATAACGGACTGAATGCCATACTCAAAGCAATCGAATATGCAAAAACCGACGACCGTATTAAAGGTATTAACATCAAGAGCTCAGGCAATATCGGCGGGGTGGCGTTTGCTAAGGAACTTCGTAATGCCCTCAACGATTTCAAAAAGTCAGGCAAGTTCGTCTTCGCCTATAACGACCAAATCCCTCAACTTGACTATTACCTCCAATCCATAGCCGATAAGGTCTTCCTTAACCCACAAGGAGAGCTAACCCTCAGGGGCTTATCCTCAGAAGTACTCTTCTACAAAGAGCTCCAAGAAAAAACTGGTGTACAAATGGAGGTCATCCGCCACGGCAAGTATAAAAGTGCCGTCGAACCCTTCCTGAGCAATACAATGAGTGAGGAGAACCGAAAGCAAATCACCGAGTTGCTCACCTCTGTATGGAATAGCATCGCTACTGACATCGCCCAAAGCAGAAACCTTTCTGTTGAACGTCTCAATGCCATCGCTACTAATTTAGAAGCCCGCACCCCCGAAGGCGCTAAGGCAAGCGGACTGGTTGACGAACTCCTCTATCGCGATGAGTTTGAGAAGAAACTCTGTGAAAAAACAGGTACAAAAAGCATTGACGATCTGCATTTTATAGGTATTGAAGCCTATGCTGAAAGCGTCGCCAATAAGTCAAAATCAGCTGCCTCCAAAGATAAAATTGCTGTAATCTACGCTGATGGCGATATCACCTATGGCAAAGGCAGAGGTGGCGTAGTTGGTGATGAAACCATTATTACTTCTCTCAGAAAAGCCGTTGATAATAAACATGTTAAGGCAATTGTGCTCCGTATCAATTCACCTGGGGGAAGCGCCCTTGCCTCTGAGCTAATGCACCGCGAAATTGAGCTCACTAAGAAAAAGAAAAAAGTATACGTCTCAATGGGAAACTATGCCGCTTCTGGTGGCTATTACATTGCCTGCAATGCTAATCGTATCTTTGCCGAGAAGAGCACCATCACAGGCTCGATAGGTGTTTTTGGGGTAATCCCTAATGTACACAAACTCGCTGAGAACTGGGGTATCAACGCCGAAACTGTCAGTACCCATCCCCACGCACAGCAGTACAGCGTATTCGAAAAACCCTCTGAAAGCTTCATCAAAGAAATGACCGAAGGGATAGAGCGCACTTACAAGCTCTTCGTAAGCAGAGTGGCAGCAGGCAGAGGGATGAGCACCAATCAGGTCGATAGCTTAGCGCAAGGCAGAGTATGGTCAGGAGAAGAGGCTCTGAAAAAGGGCTTAGTTGACGAAATCGGTAGCCTAAATGATGCCCTTGTCTACGCAGCAAAGCAAAATGGGATAAGTAGCTATGGTATAGTAACCTACCCAACCTACAAACTTAGCTTTCAAGATCTTATTGATAGATATACAATGAAAGTCAAATCACAATCTATTAAGCAAGAGGTTGGCAATGAAGCCTATAAGCTATATGAAAACCTCCATAAGCTCTCCGAACAGCAAGGGGTGCAAGCACGTATCTACTATGATATTCATTTAGAATAG
- a CDS encoding SusD/RagB family nutrient-binding outer membrane lipoprotein, which yields MKIFNRNIIAVILSSVVLTSCIKDFQDVNTNPLQPNDEQRERDGLDNGGYFASLVQRPIPTGVGVGPANDYQVIQNMSTDNWVGYFSPGKNKWDGGTNQTSFYISDGRNNGTFNTLIQVLMNPFFKIKLQTHTTETVNGKLVFTPKDLSSRAIYSLAQIVKIMGMHRATDLYGPIPYSDMEPGKQNAKYDSQEAVYKAFFKELVEARDVLIEYGTSKKVLEEFDPVYQGDTAKWIRLANSLMLRLAIRVRYADAALAQKYITEATDVSKGGLIESDDQAAKLVTTARNRFDNSLVTMLGYKELYMGATIYSYLSGYSDPRMAKYFKEGTADTNPKVPGYYAVRSGIGPNLADGLYKEFSVPAVVTTTPTYWLRASEVQFLLAEAALAGLYTGDAETLYKKGIEMSFTENGLTAAQAQTYYGATGKPGDYTDPKTSDYSITAASTIDKKWLASGSTEEHLEQIITQKYIANYPNGFESWSEWRRTGYPRMFPVPVDLSNKGTRNVGNGGKDYGVRRFPLPEVEFRLNKANVTAAQALIGGADNAATNVWWDKKSK from the coding sequence ATGAAAATATTTAATAGAAATATAATAGCTGTAATACTTTCAAGTGTAGTGCTTACCTCTTGTATTAAAGATTTCCAAGATGTAAACACCAACCCTTTGCAGCCTAATGACGAGCAAAGAGAGAGAGACGGATTGGATAATGGAGGTTATTTTGCGAGCTTGGTGCAACGCCCTATTCCTACGGGAGTAGGCGTAGGTCCTGCCAATGATTATCAGGTGATACAAAATATGAGTACAGACAACTGGGTAGGCTACTTTTCTCCTGGGAAAAACAAATGGGATGGTGGTACCAACCAAACTAGTTTCTACATCTCTGACGGGCGTAATAACGGTACGTTCAACACCTTGATACAAGTGCTGATGAATCCTTTCTTTAAGATTAAATTACAGACGCACACCACCGAGACCGTCAATGGTAAATTGGTATTTACCCCAAAAGATCTCAGCAGTAGAGCGATCTATTCCTTAGCACAGATTGTGAAGATTATGGGTATGCACCGTGCTACTGACCTTTATGGTCCTATTCCTTATAGCGATATGGAGCCAGGGAAGCAGAATGCTAAATACGATAGCCAAGAGGCTGTCTACAAGGCATTTTTCAAAGAACTCGTAGAAGCCAGAGACGTGCTTATTGAGTATGGTACCAGCAAAAAGGTCTTGGAAGAGTTTGACCCTGTTTACCAAGGTGATACTGCAAAATGGATTCGCCTTGCCAACTCATTGATGTTGCGTTTGGCTATCCGCGTGCGCTATGCGGATGCGGCACTGGCACAAAAGTACATCACTGAGGCTACTGATGTCAGCAAAGGTGGACTTATTGAGAGCGATGACCAAGCCGCTAAGCTCGTAACTACGGCACGCAATCGTTTTGATAACTCATTGGTAACGATGTTAGGCTATAAAGAACTCTATATGGGGGCTACCATTTATTCGTATCTCTCAGGCTATAGCGATCCGCGTATGGCTAAATACTTTAAAGAAGGCACTGCGGATACCAATCCGAAGGTTCCAGGCTATTATGCAGTGCGCTCAGGTATCGGCCCTAATTTGGCTGATGGTCTCTACAAAGAGTTTTCTGTGCCAGCAGTGGTAACCACCACACCTACCTATTGGTTGCGCGCCTCTGAAGTACAATTCTTGTTGGCTGAGGCAGCACTGGCAGGGCTCTACACAGGCGATGCTGAAACGCTTTACAAAAAGGGCATCGAGATGTCGTTTACTGAAAACGGCTTAACTGCTGCACAAGCACAAACCTACTACGGGGCTACAGGGAAACCTGGGGATTATACCGACCCTAAAACTTCTGATTACAGTATCACTGCTGCCAGCACTATTGATAAGAAATGGCTCGCATCAGGATCTACAGAGGAACACTTAGAGCAAATCATCACCCAGAAGTACATCGCCAATTATCCTAACGGATTCGAGTCGTGGAGCGAGTGGCGCCGTACAGGCTATCCACGTATGTTCCCTGTGCCTGTTGATTTGAGCAACAAGGGCACGCGCAACGTCGGCAATGGCGGAAAAGACTACGGCGTACGTAGATTCCCGCTTCCTGAAGTAGAGTTTAGGCTCAACAAAGCCAATGTAACTGCTGCCCAAGCCTTAATTGGCGGAGCGGACAACGCAGCAACGAATGTTTGGTGGGATAAAAAATCAAAATAA
- a CDS encoding acyl-CoA thioesterase, with amino-acid sequence MNIERKTPSQSRTILTDLVLTGETNHLNKMFGGELLARMDRAASIAAQRHSNHVTVTASVNHVAFNHSIDMGSVVTVEAMISRAFSTSMEVYIDVWVEDLLGDRVKANEAIYTFVAVDAEGKPVRVPELIPETRIEKERYAGALQRRQLSLVLAGKLSPHDATELKALFTELDIKKG; translated from the coding sequence ATGAATATAGAAAGGAAGACACCTTCGCAATCGCGTACGATACTTACGGACTTGGTGCTAACGGGCGAGACGAACCACCTGAATAAGATGTTCGGTGGGGAGCTATTGGCTCGTATGGATAGGGCGGCAAGCATTGCTGCACAACGACACTCGAACCACGTAACGGTAACGGCATCGGTGAACCACGTGGCTTTTAATCACAGTATTGATATGGGGAGTGTGGTGACGGTGGAGGCGATGATTTCGCGTGCTTTTTCGACTTCGATGGAAGTGTACATAGATGTTTGGGTCGAGGATTTATTGGGTGATAGGGTGAAGGCCAACGAGGCTATATATACTTTTGTTGCTGTAGATGCAGAAGGGAAGCCTGTGAGGGTTCCTGAGCTTATCCCTGAGACGAGGATAGAGAAAGAGCGCTATGCAGGGGCGTTGCAACGCCGACAGTTGAGCTTAGTGCTGGCGGGTAAACTCAGTCCGCACGATGCTACGGAGCTTAAAGCGCTTTTTACAGAGTTGGATATCAAGAAAGGTTAA
- a CDS encoding DUF3298 and DUF4163 domain-containing protein produces MKRFYILLFSLLLLTVGCVLAVHFLWKSGAPEFEMREIERSTADCEENCLSVNINYLYCKSPSSFAENFNKEMELQVSNFLLGNREDTLQVEGVSIESALESFMTDYNNIHEHFPDIPAYELMLNDSIMFKNSKMLTVFSDRYSFTGAANAFRTKVFTHFDLSNGEVITNENLFTDEAKVAQIAEKYFKREQENFATKTLDEKGFWFEDGVFHLPKNIGIGKDYLHLFYEPFEIAAYVDTAFEVKVPMNEVQHYLTFSDKK; encoded by the coding sequence ATGAAAAGGTTTTACATACTATTATTTTCACTCCTATTGCTGACGGTGGGGTGTGTGCTGGCGGTGCATTTTCTGTGGAAAAGTGGTGCGCCTGAGTTTGAAATGCGGGAAATAGAGCGGAGCACAGCGGACTGTGAAGAGAACTGTTTGTCGGTAAATATCAACTACTTGTATTGCAAATCGCCAAGTAGCTTTGCTGAGAACTTCAATAAGGAGATGGAACTACAAGTGTCTAACTTTTTGTTGGGCAATAGGGAAGATACTTTGCAGGTAGAGGGGGTGAGCATAGAGAGTGCCTTAGAGAGCTTTATGACGGATTACAACAATATCCACGAGCATTTTCCTGATATTCCAGCATACGAACTGATGCTTAACGACTCGATAATGTTCAAGAATAGTAAGATGCTTACGGTGTTTTCTGACCGTTATTCATTTACTGGGGCGGCGAATGCATTCCGCACAAAGGTGTTTACGCATTTTGACCTTTCCAATGGCGAGGTGATTACTAATGAGAATTTATTCACTGACGAGGCTAAAGTAGCGCAGATCGCTGAGAAGTATTTTAAGAGAGAGCAGGAAAACTTTGCTACGAAGACCTTAGATGAGAAGGGTTTTTGGTTTGAGGACGGGGTCTTTCATCTGCCGAAGAACATCGGTATTGGGAAGGATTATCTGCATCTCTTTTACGAGCCTTTTGAGATTGCGGCATACGTGGATACGGCTTTCGAAGTGAAAGTGCCTATGAATGAGGTGCAACACTACTTAACTTTTTCGGATAAAAAGTAG
- a CDS encoding TrmH family RNA methyltransferase gives MKEITSLQNPIVKQLVALSEKSRNRRKEGLFTIEGIREISLALKGGYTIDTILFYEEIFSEESLHQLLIDSHQKIEYIRITKEVYQKLSYRSSTEGVIAVARVKQHPLEALHFSNPQPLLLVAEAPEKPGNIGALLRTADAASVDAVLIGNPKTDLYNPNIIRSSVGCVFTTPIATGTTTEIIQFLQKKNIDIYCAALSASKPYNEISFTQASAIVVGTEDEGLTEEWLHNSTQNIIIPMAGVIDSMNVSVSAAILIFEAKRQRGFK, from the coding sequence ATGAAAGAAATCACCAGTCTACAAAACCCCATTGTAAAACAGCTCGTCGCCTTAAGCGAAAAGTCACGCAATCGTAGGAAAGAAGGCCTTTTTACCATTGAAGGCATCCGTGAGATCAGCTTAGCCCTCAAAGGCGGTTATACCATTGATACAATCCTCTTTTACGAAGAGATCTTCTCAGAAGAAAGCCTACACCAGCTGCTTATAGACTCTCATCAAAAGATAGAATACATACGCATCACTAAAGAAGTCTACCAAAAACTAAGCTACCGCTCTTCAACTGAGGGAGTTATAGCCGTAGCAAGAGTCAAACAGCACCCTCTAGAAGCACTACATTTTAGCAACCCACAACCACTGCTATTAGTGGCTGAAGCCCCTGAAAAACCTGGCAATATAGGCGCCCTCTTGCGTACTGCCGATGCTGCAAGCGTTGATGCAGTGCTCATCGGTAACCCTAAAACGGATCTGTACAACCCCAACATCATCCGCTCCAGTGTAGGCTGTGTATTCACCACACCAATTGCTACAGGCACTACCACTGAAATCATACAGTTCCTACAAAAGAAAAACATCGATATATACTGCGCTGCCCTCTCGGCTTCTAAACCTTATAATGAAATATCATTCACACAGGCAAGTGCCATTGTAGTTGGCACTGAGGATGAAGGTCTTACGGAGGAATGGCTTCACAATAGCACTCAGAACATCATTATCCCAATGGCAGGTGTTATTGATTCTATGAACGTTTCCGTCTCGGCTGCTATCCTCATATTTGAGGCAAAAAGACAAAGAGGATTCAAGTAG
- a CDS encoding metal-dependent transcriptional regulator — protein sequence MTLSEENYLKAIFHLYSEHEEEVNTNAIAECMNTKASSVTDMLKRLSDKGLINYVKYQGVTLTPQGRQKAIAIIRKHRLWEVFLVEKLSFTWDEVHEIAEELEHIESDKLIDRLDAYLDYPSTDPHGDPIPNKEGVFSTTLKTLLSELNAGDKAICMAVKNTSKEFLVYLTKMEIALGDTLEVVTKEVFDNSMTVNLRGKEMTLSPMVCRNIYVQKK from the coding sequence ATGACGTTATCAGAGGAGAATTACTTAAAGGCGATATTTCACTTGTACAGTGAGCACGAGGAGGAGGTGAATACGAATGCGATAGCGGAATGTATGAATACGAAGGCATCGTCGGTAACGGATATGCTTAAAAGACTTTCGGATAAGGGGTTGATCAACTATGTGAAGTACCAAGGGGTAACCTTGACGCCTCAAGGGAGGCAGAAGGCGATAGCTATCATCCGTAAGCATAGGCTTTGGGAGGTGTTTTTGGTGGAGAAGCTGTCTTTTACTTGGGATGAGGTACACGAAATTGCAGAGGAGCTGGAGCATATAGAGTCGGATAAGCTCATAGATAGGTTGGATGCTTATCTTGATTACCCAAGTACTGACCCGCACGGCGACCCGATACCGAATAAAGAGGGGGTGTTTAGCACGACGCTTAAGACGCTGCTCAGTGAGCTCAATGCGGGGGATAAGGCGATTTGTATGGCGGTAAAGAATACTTCAAAGGAGTTTTTGGTGTACCTTACTAAGATGGAGATTGCGCTGGGTGATACTCTTGAGGTGGTGACTAAGGAGGTGTTTGATAACTCTATGACTGTCAATCTACGCGGTAAGGAAATGACGCTCTCACCGATGGTTTGCCGAAATATTTATGTGCAGAAGAAATAG